A part of Ammospiza caudacuta isolate bAmmCau1 chromosome 7, bAmmCau1.pri, whole genome shotgun sequence genomic DNA contains:
- the LOC131560300 gene encoding olfactory receptor 14J1-like, producing the protein MSNSSSIRHFLLLALADTRQLQLLHFCLLLGISLAALLGNGLIISAVTCSHLLHTPMFFFLLNLALSDLGSICTTVPKAMHNSLWDTRNITYTGCATQVFFILFFLGSEFFLLTIMCYDRYVSICKPLHYGTLLGSRACAHMAAAAWACAFLNALMHTANTFSLPLCHGNALGQFFCEIPQILKLSCSNSYLRELGLLAFSICVGFFCFVFIVFSYVQIFRVVLTIPFEQGQHKAFSTCLPHLAVVSLFLSTVMFGYLKPPSMSSPSLDLALSVLYSVVPPALNPLIYSLRNQELKAVVWRLMTGWLQKH; encoded by the coding sequence atgtccaacagcagctccatcaggcacttcctcctgctggcattggcagacacacggcagctgcagctcctgcacttctgcctcttgctgggcatctccctggctgccctcctgggcaacggcctcatcatcagtgCCGTAACCTGCAGCCACCtcctgcacacgcccatgttcttcttcctgctcaacctggccctcagtgacctgggctccatctgcaccactgtccccaaagccatgcacaattccctctgggacaccaggaacatcaCCTACACAGGATGTGCAACACAAGTCTTTTTCATTCTGTTCTTTCTTGGatcagaattttttcttctgaccatcatgtgctacgaccgctatgtgtccatctgcaaacccctgcactatgggactctcctgggcagcagagcttgtgcccacatggcagcagctgcctgggcatgtgcctttctcaatgctctcatgcacacagccaatacattttccctgcccctgtgccatggcaatgccctaggccagttcttctgtgaaattcctcagatcctcaagctctcctgctcaaaTTCTTACCtaagggagctggggctgcttgcattttccatctgtgtgggatttttttgttttgtgttcattgttttctcctatgtgcagatttTCAGGGTTGTGTTGACGATCCCCtttgagcagggacagcacaaagccttttccacctgcctccctcacctggctgtggtctcTCTGTTCTTGAGCACGGTTATGTTTGGTTACCTGAAGCCCCCTTCCATgtcctctccatccctggatctggccctgtcagttctgtactcagtggtgcctccagccctgaaccccctcatctacagcctgaggaaccaggagctcaaggctgtagtgtggagactgatgactggatggcTTCAGAAACATTGA